Proteins co-encoded in one Spirosoma endbachense genomic window:
- a CDS encoding YgiQ family radical SAM protein, with translation MIERPITDWLPLTMKEVEKRGWDEVDIILVSGDAYVDHPAFGTAVIGRIMESEGFRVAIIAQPNWKDDLRDFKKFGKPKYFFGVTAGCMDSMVNHYTANKRLRSNDSYTPGGEAGFRPDYATIVYTKILKELYPDVPVLLGGIEASLRRVTHYDYWQDRLMPSILVDAGADMLVYGMGEQPLREILKLAQKGVPFSSMRNINQVAFMHDASTELRDYNNWNSVELASHEDCLKDKIKYAANFKIVEVESNKWQANRIIQKVDDQLLVINPPFKTMDEAEIDKSFDLPYTRMPHPKYKKRGPIPAYDMIKFSVNMHRGCFGGCSFCTISAHQGKFVASRSEKSVLKEVDEITKHPEFKGYISDLGGPSANMYKMKGKDESICARCQSPSCIHPVICSNLDTSHKPMTELYRKVDANPNIKKAFVGSGVRYDLLVDDFNKNNQDGNHDEYMEQLVTRHVSGRLKVAPEHTSDDTLRVMRKPSFKYFKLFKQKYDKIQEKHNLKQPLIPYFISSHPGCEEQDMANLAAETKDLGFELEQVQDFTPTPMTVAEVIYYSGVHPYTLKPVKTAKTREEKQAQNNFFFWYKPEYKNWIRNRLNKLNRPDLVERLLGSPKNENTGKPAFPGKYSGKKKR, from the coding sequence ATGATTGAAAGACCCATTACAGACTGGTTGCCTCTGACAATGAAAGAAGTCGAGAAAAGAGGCTGGGACGAAGTTGACATCATACTGGTGTCGGGCGATGCCTACGTAGACCACCCAGCTTTTGGAACCGCTGTGATTGGCCGAATCATGGAAAGCGAAGGGTTTCGCGTGGCAATTATCGCGCAACCCAACTGGAAAGACGATCTACGCGATTTTAAGAAATTTGGCAAGCCAAAATACTTTTTTGGCGTCACGGCGGGTTGCATGGATTCGATGGTCAACCACTATACGGCCAACAAACGCCTGCGCTCCAATGACTCCTATACGCCCGGCGGTGAAGCGGGTTTCCGTCCCGACTACGCCACGATTGTTTATACCAAAATTCTGAAAGAACTCTATCCGGATGTGCCCGTGTTACTCGGTGGCATTGAGGCTTCGTTGCGCCGGGTAACGCATTATGACTATTGGCAGGACAGATTGATGCCTTCCATTCTGGTTGATGCGGGTGCCGACATGCTGGTATATGGCATGGGCGAGCAACCCCTCCGCGAAATCCTGAAACTAGCGCAGAAAGGTGTACCGTTTTCGTCGATGCGAAACATCAATCAGGTAGCGTTTATGCACGATGCCAGCACCGAACTGCGCGATTATAATAATTGGAATTCGGTCGAGCTGGCCAGCCATGAGGACTGTCTGAAGGATAAAATTAAATATGCGGCCAACTTCAAGATTGTTGAGGTTGAATCGAATAAGTGGCAGGCCAACCGGATTATCCAAAAAGTAGACGATCAGCTATTGGTCATAAACCCACCGTTCAAGACGATGGACGAGGCCGAGATCGACAAGTCGTTCGATTTGCCATACACCCGAATGCCTCATCCGAAATACAAAAAGCGGGGACCGATTCCAGCCTACGACATGATTAAATTCTCGGTCAATATGCACCGGGGCTGTTTTGGCGGTTGCAGTTTCTGCACGATTTCGGCCCATCAGGGCAAGTTTGTTGCCTCCCGGAGTGAAAAGTCGGTGCTGAAAGAAGTCGATGAAATCACAAAACACCCTGAATTCAAGGGATATATCTCGGATTTGGGTGGACCATCGGCCAATATGTACAAAATGAAAGGCAAAGACGAGTCGATCTGCGCCCGTTGCCAAAGCCCAAGTTGTATTCACCCGGTCATTTGCTCGAACCTCGATACGTCGCACAAACCAATGACAGAATTGTACCGCAAGGTCGACGCCAATCCAAACATCAAAAAGGCGTTTGTTGGCTCGGGGGTGCGCTATGATCTGCTCGTCGACGATTTCAACAAAAACAACCAGGACGGTAATCACGACGAATACATGGAGCAACTGGTTACGCGCCACGTATCGGGCCGGTTGAAGGTCGCTCCCGAACATACATCCGACGATACGCTGCGGGTTATGCGAAAGCCGTCGTTCAAATATTTCAAGTTGTTTAAGCAGAAGTACGACAAGATTCAGGAGAAGCATAACCTTAAGCAGCCGCTCATTCCATACTTCATTTCGTCGCACCCTGGCTGCGAGGAGCAGGACATGGCCAATCTGGCCGCAGAAACGAAAGATCTGGGTTTTGAACTCGAGCAGGTGCAGGACTTTACGCCTACGCCCATGACAGTGGCCGAAGTCATCTACTATTCCGGTGTTCATCCCTATACGCTAAAGCCGGTCAAAACAGCCAAAACGCGGGAAGAAAAGCAGGCACAGAACAACTTTTTCTTCTGGTATAAACCTGAATACAAAAACTGGATTCGAAATCGCCTGAACAAACTCAATCGTCCCGATTTAGTCGAGCGGCTGTTGGGTAGTCCAAAGAATGAAAATACGGGTAAGCCTGCGTTTCCGGGCAAGTATTCAGGCAAGAAAAAACGATAA